One Mycobacteroides salmoniphilum DNA segment encodes these proteins:
- a CDS encoding ABC transporter permease, which produces MTNELLELSSDSRTFKRAWRDLSDGFEHRQLWLQLGWQDIKQRYRRSVLGPFWITIATGSTALAMGILYAQLFKLPLAEHLPYVTIGLIVWNLFNAAILEGADVFVANEGLIKQLPTPLSVHVYRLVWRQLLLFAHNIIIFLVVVAVYTPHWHITDLSFIPALVLITLNCVWVSLVFGVLATRYRDISPLLGSLVQLLFFMTPIIWNENMLTEKVGKLATVVQLNPFVHFLAIIRDPLLGLDQQVHHWIIAGAITVVGWTVAILVMRQYRARVPYWV; this is translated from the coding sequence ATGACGAACGAACTGCTGGAATTATCTTCGGACTCCCGGACCTTCAAGCGCGCGTGGCGTGATCTGTCCGACGGCTTCGAGCATCGGCAGCTGTGGCTACAGCTGGGCTGGCAGGACATCAAGCAGCGCTACCGGCGATCGGTGCTGGGCCCGTTCTGGATCACCATTGCCACCGGATCGACGGCCCTGGCGATGGGCATCTTGTATGCGCAGCTGTTCAAGCTCCCTTTGGCTGAACATTTGCCTTATGTGACCATCGGTTTGATCGTCTGGAATCTGTTCAACGCCGCGATCCTGGAGGGCGCGGACGTCTTCGTCGCGAACGAGGGCCTGATCAAGCAGTTGCCGACACCGCTGAGCGTGCACGTCTACCGGCTGGTGTGGCGGCAGCTATTGCTGTTCGCGCACAACATCATCATCTTCCTGGTGGTCGTCGCCGTGTATACGCCGCACTGGCACATCACCGACCTGAGTTTCATCCCCGCGCTGGTGTTGATCACGTTGAATTGTGTTTGGGTCTCACTGGTTTTCGGCGTGCTGGCCACCCGTTATCGGGATATCTCGCCGCTGCTGGGCAGCCTGGTGCAGCTGCTGTTCTTCATGACGCCGATCATCTGGAACGAGAACATGCTGACCGAGAAGGTCGGCAAGCTGGCCACGGTGGTGCAGCTCAACCCGTTCGTGCATTTTCTGGCCATCATCCGCGATCCACTGCTCGGGCTTGATCAGCAGGTCCACCACTGGATCATCGCGGGTGCCATCACCGTCGTCGGTTGGACGGTGGCAATCCTGGTGATGCGCCAGTACCGCGCGCGCGTGCCGTACTGGGTGTAG
- a CDS encoding glycosyltransferase, whose product MDDTVGSVVAVVVTYRRTVELAESLKIVTSQTALPAHVVVVDNDNDPAVKALVDGQPIATTYLGSRRNLGGAGGFALGILHALTLGADWVWLADDDGRPGGTDVLQTLLACARKHRLAEVSPMVCDIDDPGRLAFPLRRGLVWRRRVEELRTDAGQDLLPGIASLFNGALFRAETLEAVGVPDLRLFVRGDEVDVHRRLVRSGLPFGTCLDATYLHPNGAAEFKPILGGRMHTQYPDDATKRYFTYRNRGYLMSQPGMRKLLPQEWVRFGWYFLITRRDPAGLRDWIALRRLGRREQFGRPGNPTPSVQGTEK is encoded by the coding sequence ATGGATGACACGGTCGGCAGTGTCGTCGCCGTCGTCGTCACCTACCGGCGCACGGTCGAGCTGGCCGAATCGCTGAAGATCGTCACCTCGCAAACAGCGTTACCCGCGCACGTGGTGGTGGTGGACAACGACAACGACCCCGCCGTCAAGGCCCTGGTGGACGGTCAACCCATCGCCACCACATACCTGGGCTCACGCCGAAACCTTGGCGGTGCAGGAGGATTCGCGCTAGGCATACTGCACGCCCTCACCCTCGGCGCCGACTGGGTATGGCTTGCCGACGACGACGGTCGCCCCGGTGGCACCGATGTGCTGCAGACGCTACTGGCCTGCGCCCGTAAACATCGCCTCGCCGAGGTGTCGCCGATGGTGTGCGATATCGACGATCCCGGCCGGCTGGCGTTTCCGCTGCGGCGCGGGCTGGTGTGGCGGCGACGGGTGGAGGAGCTGCGCACCGATGCCGGCCAAGATCTGTTGCCCGGCATCGCCTCGCTGTTCAACGGCGCACTCTTTCGCGCCGAAACCCTGGAGGCCGTGGGCGTTCCGGACCTGCGGCTGTTCGTGCGCGGCGATGAGGTGGACGTGCACCGGCGCCTGGTGCGGTCGGGCCTGCCGTTCGGGACCTGCCTGGATGCCACGTATCTGCACCCCAACGGTGCGGCCGAGTTCAAACCGATTCTGGGCGGGCGCATGCACACCCAGTACCCGGATGATGCCACCAAGCGGTACTTCACCTACCGCAACCGCGGCTACCTGATGTCCCAGCCGGGCATGCGCAAGCTGCTCCCTCAGGAATGGGTGCGCTTCGGCTGGTACTTCCTGATCACCCGACGCGACCCTGCCGGCCTACGTGATTGGATTGCCTTGCGGCGCTTGGGTCGCCGCGAACAGTTCGGCAGACCGGGCAATCCGACTCCTTCGGTACAGGGGACTGAGAAATGA
- a CDS encoding carboxymuconolactone decarboxylase family protein: protein MTSTLNAPRIRMEKVSPEVYEAMMALSIASAKDVEPGLAELIKIRASQLNHCAFCLDMHTHDARKQGETEQRIYLLNAWAEAGDIYTEREKAALALTEEATVLSAGEHVSDATYARAAEIFTERELGQIIGMILTINAWNRIAVTTRNAPPKRG from the coding sequence ATGACAAGCACCCTGAATGCCCCAAGAATCCGTATGGAGAAGGTCTCGCCCGAGGTTTACGAGGCCATGATGGCGCTGAGTATCGCCTCGGCCAAGGACGTCGAACCCGGCCTCGCCGAGCTGATCAAGATCCGCGCATCCCAGCTCAATCACTGTGCGTTCTGTCTCGATATGCACACCCATGATGCCCGCAAGCAGGGTGAGACCGAGCAGCGCATCTACCTGCTGAACGCCTGGGCCGAGGCCGGCGATATCTACACCGAACGCGAGAAGGCCGCGCTGGCGCTGACCGAGGAGGCGACCGTCCTTTCCGCTGGTGAGCACGTGTCTGATGCCACCTATGCGCGGGCGGCGGAGATCTTCACCGAACGCGAGCTCGGGCAGATCATCGGGATGATCCTGACGATCAACGCCTGGAATCGCATCGCTGTCACTACCCGCAACGCACCTCCGAAGCGCGGCTAG
- a CDS encoding ABC transporter ATP-binding protein: protein MVSIQTHEAWVEFPIFDAKSRSLKKAFLGKAGGAIGRNESNVVVIEALRDITLSLKEGDRIGLVGHNGAGKSTLLRLLSGIYEPTRGSSYIQGRVAPVFDLGVGMDPEISGYENIIIRGMFLGQTRKQMQAKVDEIADFTELGEYLSMPLRTYSTGMRVRLAMGVVTSIDPEILLLDEGIGAVDAEFMKKARIRLQQLVERSGMLVFASHSNEFLARLCNTAMWIDHGTIKMSGGIEDVVRAYEGNEAGDHVAQILSEDRHG, encoded by the coding sequence GTGGTCAGTATCCAGACCCATGAAGCGTGGGTGGAGTTCCCGATTTTCGACGCCAAGTCACGCTCTCTGAAGAAGGCTTTCCTCGGCAAGGCGGGCGGCGCGATTGGCCGCAACGAGTCGAATGTGGTGGTCATCGAGGCGCTGCGGGATATCACCTTGTCCCTCAAGGAGGGCGACCGGATCGGGCTTGTCGGCCACAACGGTGCGGGCAAATCGACTCTGCTGCGACTCCTTTCGGGAATCTACGAACCCACTCGGGGCAGCTCGTACATCCAGGGCAGGGTCGCGCCCGTGTTCGACCTGGGTGTGGGCATGGATCCGGAGATCTCCGGGTACGAGAACATCATCATCCGCGGCATGTTCCTGGGGCAGACCCGTAAGCAGATGCAGGCCAAGGTCGACGAGATAGCCGACTTCACCGAGTTGGGCGAGTACCTCTCCATGCCGCTGCGCACGTACTCCACCGGCATGCGCGTTCGCCTGGCCATGGGCGTCGTCACCAGCATCGACCCGGAGATTCTGCTGCTCGATGAGGGCATTGGTGCGGTCGATGCCGAGTTCATGAAGAAGGCGCGAATTCGGTTGCAGCAGTTGGTGGAACGCTCCGGCATGCTCGTCTTCGCTAGCCATTCCAACGAGTTCCTGGCCCGCCTGTGCAACACGGCGATGTGGATCGACCACGGCACGATCAAGATGAGCGGTGGTATCGAGGACGTGGTCCGCGCCTACGAAGGCAATGAGGCGGGCGATCACGTGGCCCAGATCCTCTCCGAAGACCGCCATGGATGA
- a CDS encoding phosphatase PAP2 family protein, which yields MSQISGPERRWLLVSAGAAFIAFALLWLGYAQQWNWLSRLDVAALAPAHDYGIAHPGWVTAWDVFATVVGPGAFRIAVAVVIVVLLVRRQRHAAVFLLITVELSALVTELAKLLAGRPRPATKLVDAYGSSFPSGHALGVMVCALALLTVFLPKAIAALRPWLATLGGVLILTIGVSRVLLNVHNPSDVLAGWALGYAYFVACLLVLPPWPLRAADAAQPAPDNEP from the coding sequence ATGTCACAGATAAGCGGCCCGGAGCGCCGATGGCTGCTGGTGTCCGCCGGCGCTGCCTTCATCGCGTTCGCATTGCTCTGGCTGGGCTATGCCCAGCAGTGGAATTGGTTGTCTCGGCTGGACGTCGCGGCGCTGGCCCCCGCGCATGACTACGGAATCGCGCACCCTGGGTGGGTCACCGCCTGGGACGTATTCGCCACCGTCGTGGGCCCGGGTGCATTCCGCATCGCAGTGGCTGTCGTCATCGTTGTGCTGTTGGTGCGGCGCCAGCGGCATGCGGCGGTGTTCCTGCTGATCACCGTGGAGCTGAGCGCGCTGGTGACCGAGCTGGCCAAACTGTTGGCGGGCCGCCCGCGCCCGGCGACCAAGTTGGTCGACGCGTACGGATCCTCATTCCCCTCCGGGCACGCGCTTGGCGTCATGGTCTGTGCGCTGGCATTGCTCACGGTGTTCCTACCGAAAGCGATTGCCGCGCTGCGCCCCTGGCTCGCGACGCTCGGCGGTGTGCTGATTCTGACGATCGGTGTCAGCAGAGTTCTGCTCAACGTCCACAACCCCTCGGACGTGCTGGCGGGGTGGGCATTGGGCTACGCGTACTTCGTCGCCTGCCTGCTCGTGTTGCCGCCGTGGCCCCTCAGGGCAGCGGACGCAGCACAGCCAGCGCCCGATAACGAACCGTGA
- a CDS encoding cysteine desulfurase-like protein, translating into MAYDVARVRGLHPSLGDGWVHFDTQAGMLIPDAVATTVSTAFRGSFSDTRGPHPSARRSAAVLEAARHAAADLVGADPRGVVLGSDRAVLLNSLAEGSSSKAGLGYELVVSRLDEEANVQPWLRSANRYGAKVKWAEVDIESGDLPSWQWESLITKPTRLVAVTAASSTLGTMPDLQQATKLAHAVGGIVVMDCSSLVPYRAVDIESLDADVVAFNATAWGGPPVGALVFRDPALLDSISSISLNPLASGPARLELGGHQFAMLAGLVASVEYLAGLDESASGTRRERLLTSLNSAGAYLDWLFRYLVSALRTLPRVMVIGSPEDRIPALSFTVIGIPADRVVQRLADNGVCAIANTSSRVLDAIGVNEIGGAITVGLGHYSTAAEVDQLVRAVASLG; encoded by the coding sequence ATGGCTTATGACGTCGCCCGGGTGCGTGGTTTGCACCCGTCCCTCGGCGACGGGTGGGTGCATTTCGACACCCAAGCCGGGATGCTGATCCCCGATGCGGTTGCTACGACTGTATCCACCGCGTTCCGCGGATCCTTTTCCGACACGCGGGGGCCTCACCCCAGCGCCCGGCGCAGTGCCGCCGTTCTCGAGGCCGCTCGACACGCTGCGGCAGATCTGGTGGGCGCCGACCCGCGCGGGGTGGTGCTGGGCAGTGACCGCGCGGTCCTGCTCAACTCGCTGGCCGAGGGGTCGTCGTCCAAGGCGGGGCTGGGCTACGAGTTGGTGGTGTCCCGGCTGGACGAAGAGGCCAATGTGCAGCCGTGGCTGCGTTCGGCCAACCGGTACGGAGCCAAGGTCAAATGGGCCGAGGTGGACATCGAGTCCGGTGATCTGCCGTCCTGGCAGTGGGAGTCGTTGATTACCAAGCCGACCCGGTTGGTGGCGGTGACGGCGGCTTCGTCGACCCTGGGCACGATGCCGGATCTGCAGCAGGCCACCAAGCTGGCGCACGCGGTCGGTGGCATCGTGGTGATGGACTGTTCGAGCCTGGTGCCCTACCGCGCCGTGGACATCGAATCTCTCGATGCCGATGTCGTTGCCTTCAATGCGACGGCCTGGGGTGGACCACCGGTGGGCGCGTTGGTGTTTCGCGACCCCGCCCTGCTGGATTCGATCAGTTCGATATCGCTCAATCCGTTGGCCAGTGGTCCGGCGCGGCTGGAGCTCGGCGGGCATCAGTTCGCGATGTTGGCCGGCCTGGTCGCCAGCGTGGAGTACCTGGCTGGTTTGGACGAGTCCGCCTCGGGTACCCGGCGTGAGCGACTGTTGACGTCGCTGAACTCGGCGGGTGCGTACCTGGACTGGTTGTTCAGGTATCTGGTGAGCGCGCTGCGCACGTTGCCGCGCGTCATGGTCATCGGTTCTCCCGAGGACCGGATCCCGGCGCTCAGCTTCACCGTGATCGGGATTCCCGCCGACCGCGTGGTGCAGCGCCTGGCTGACAACGGGGTGTGCGCGATCGCCAACACCAGTTCGCGGGTGCTCGACGCCATCGGTGTGAACGAGATCGGCGGTGCGATCACGGTTGGGTTGGGGCACTATTCGACGGCCGCCGAGGTTGACCAGCTGGTGCGTGCGGTCGCCTCGCTGGGCTGA
- a CDS encoding bacterial proteasome activator family protein, with the protein MTHPGQDDDDDQVIILGADDSDKSADDADDDPSITDLVEQPAKVMRIGTMIKQLLEEVRAAPLDEPSRSRLREIHAASIRELEDGLAPELREELERLTLPFLEDTVPSDAELRIAHAQLVGWLEGLFHGIQTALFAQQMAARAQLQQMRQGGQGVLPPGLSAPAHGGGSGTGQYL; encoded by the coding sequence ATGACCCATCCCGGTCAAGACGATGACGACGACCAGGTGATCATTCTGGGTGCCGACGATTCCGACAAGAGCGCCGACGACGCCGACGACGACCCGTCCATCACCGACCTCGTCGAGCAGCCCGCCAAGGTGATGCGCATCGGCACGATGATCAAGCAGCTCCTCGAGGAGGTGCGCGCGGCTCCCCTCGACGAACCCAGCCGATCCCGGCTGCGCGAGATCCACGCCGCCTCCATCCGCGAGCTGGAAGACGGGCTCGCACCGGAGCTCCGCGAGGAGCTGGAGCGGCTAACCCTGCCGTTCCTCGAGGACACCGTTCCGTCCGATGCCGAGCTGCGTATCGCGCACGCACAGTTGGTCGGCTGGCTGGAGGGCTTGTTCCACGGCATCCAGACTGCGCTCTTCGCCCAGCAGATGGCGGCACGCGCGCAGCTTCAGCAGATGCGTCAAGGTGGTCAAGGTGTTCTGCCGCCCGGTCTTTCAGCACCCGCGCACGGCGGCGGCAGCGGCACCGGTCAGTATCTGTAG
- a CDS encoding bifunctional phosphatase PAP2/diacylglycerol kinase family protein, with the protein MGFLASRRSLRGLRQIGDGLGTLDREVFEAIAESPSPLLDTVMPRLTRAADHSKLWIGIGAGLAMFGKPAVQRGATRGLLTLAVTSALTNQVAKRVRRRARPNHLSVPLVRRSKRLPTSSSLPSGHSASAAAFAVGVGLESPPLGLGLSLLAGLVGLSRVATGVHYPGDVFAGFGIGAGIAVLGARVVPPITQTALPGADPLRVDTAARPEGEGVVLVVNPASGDGTGQRILDQVRKALPRTEIVELNKGDDVIEVMRSAARRAEVLAVGGGDGTVACAAGVAAETDTPLAVFPGGTFNHFAKDIGCESVAKTVDAIRRGSASRVDLVYLNESQVVINTASIGAYPKFVQIREKIEHRIGKPLASVYAMLRMLRREHPVRIRFDNKTVQTSLFFLGNSAYLPSGFAPSLRPRLDDGLIDVRILETGRKFSSLRILTALALGRLQRSPLYHELQVPEFSFTAVDGPTVLARDGEAGDKLAEARFTVRYRALAVLRPLP; encoded by the coding sequence ATGGGTTTCCTAGCGTCTCGACGTTCTCTGCGTGGTCTGCGACAGATTGGTGATGGTCTCGGCACGCTCGACCGAGAAGTATTCGAAGCGATCGCGGAGTCGCCGAGCCCGCTGCTGGACACCGTCATGCCGCGACTCACGCGCGCCGCGGACCATTCCAAGCTCTGGATCGGGATCGGCGCCGGGTTGGCGATGTTCGGCAAGCCGGCCGTGCAGCGCGGCGCCACGCGTGGCCTGCTGACACTGGCAGTGACGAGTGCGCTCACCAACCAAGTGGCCAAACGCGTGCGGCGGCGTGCGCGGCCGAACCACCTGTCGGTGCCGCTGGTGCGGCGCAGCAAGCGCCTGCCCACGTCGTCATCGCTGCCCTCGGGTCACTCGGCGAGCGCGGCGGCCTTCGCGGTGGGCGTCGGTCTCGAGAGCCCGCCGCTGGGCCTAGGGCTCTCGCTGCTGGCCGGTCTGGTCGGCCTGTCCCGGGTGGCCACCGGCGTCCATTATCCCGGCGATGTGTTCGCGGGGTTCGGGATTGGTGCCGGGATAGCGGTCTTGGGCGCCCGCGTGGTGCCGCCGATCACGCAGACGGCGTTGCCCGGGGCGGACCCGCTGCGGGTGGACACCGCCGCGCGCCCCGAGGGCGAGGGTGTGGTGTTGGTGGTCAACCCGGCCTCCGGTGACGGTACCGGTCAGCGGATTCTGGACCAGGTGCGCAAGGCCTTGCCCCGTACGGAGATCGTCGAACTGAATAAGGGCGATGATGTCATCGAGGTGATGCGCAGCGCGGCACGCCGGGCCGAGGTGCTTGCCGTGGGCGGTGGCGACGGCACGGTGGCGTGTGCCGCAGGCGTTGCGGCCGAGACCGATACGCCGCTCGCCGTTTTTCCCGGCGGCACCTTCAACCACTTCGCCAAGGACATCGGCTGCGAAAGCGTGGCCAAGACTGTCGATGCCATCCGCCGGGGCAGCGCCAGCCGTGTCGACCTGGTCTACCTGAACGAGAGCCAGGTGGTGATCAACACCGCGAGCATCGGCGCGTACCCGAAGTTCGTACAGATCCGCGAGAAGATCGAGCACCGGATCGGCAAGCCGCTGGCGAGTGTCTACGCGATGCTGCGCATGCTGCGCCGCGAGCACCCGGTGCGTATTCGGTTCGACAACAAGACCGTCCAGACATCGCTGTTCTTCCTGGGTAATTCTGCTTATCTGCCATCGGGTTTCGCCCCGTCGCTGCGACCCCGCCTGGATGATGGACTCATCGATGTGCGCATCTTGGAGACCGGCCGCAAGTTCAGCAGCCTACGGATTCTGACGGCGCTGGCGCTCGGGCGCCTTCAGCGCAGCCCGCTCTACCACGAGCTGCAGGTACCCGAGTTTTCCTTTACCGCAGTGGACGGCCCGACTGTGCTCGCACGCGACGGTGAGGCCGGCGACAAGCTCGCGGAGGCCCGCTTCACGGTTCGTTATCGGGCGCTGGCTGTGCTGCGTCCGCTGCCCTGA
- a CDS encoding DUF6541 family protein, protein MSFAFGVATALLLLFIPGWLIGRAFGLPTHSAAVTAPALTYGLVGLCIVTFGSIGIPWNSVSAGFALLGAIVIARLIWRRLRPKEHAEQFPSQNRAALIAVAFGIAIGTALIFYAFLRGLTNWQSIPSTWDSMWHGNTIRYILDTGQASSTRMGDLRNVETHATLYYPSAFHGLAAVLCQLTGAAPTTSYTLYAVAGSLLFPLSAAALTWQLLRGRTSRTFQAGSAATAAALSASFTALPYVEFYVAAVPNLVSFALVGPAVIAITSVVADRSRIPVAVLAFVGIASVHTSGAIVAVVFVGAWWLLAPLSRYRGKEQKAKPRWGNGFVPLAIAGVASLVLLYPQLRTLLQLSEIIAGHQFATPWGKRRALLDALTQHTRHLADYPVQSALLWLALLGTVVLIVKRVYWPIAVWLLLIVAIVHSSRPFGGFIGHAVALFSDAFYSDPRRLSAIVCLLLAPAAGIGLFTLAYTVLTRVRGERTRKWALVVTALVLAGTCSFAARHYFLPHKYLVGAKYDQVMVGPTKLDAFAYLATLPGAENTTIGDGNVDGSGWMYAVAGLHPLWTHYDFPQQQGPGYHRYIFWAYADDADTDRRVTEAVHALNIRYVMTSTPVVQGFKVPDGLRSLDRSRSWRKLYDSGAAQIYEWAGDQKSQAEGDR, encoded by the coding sequence ATGTCGTTCGCTTTCGGGGTGGCTACGGCACTGCTGTTGCTGTTCATCCCAGGCTGGCTGATTGGCCGAGCCTTCGGGCTACCAACGCATTCGGCCGCCGTCACCGCACCTGCATTGACCTATGGGCTAGTTGGGCTGTGCATCGTCACCTTCGGCTCAATCGGCATACCGTGGAACTCAGTTTCCGCCGGGTTTGCGCTACTCGGCGCGATCGTCATCGCGCGGCTGATCTGGCGCCGTCTGCGGCCGAAAGAGCACGCCGAACAATTCCCGTCACAAAATCGCGCGGCGCTCATCGCGGTCGCGTTCGGCATCGCGATCGGGACCGCGCTGATCTTCTACGCGTTCCTGCGTGGGCTGACCAACTGGCAATCGATCCCCAGCACCTGGGACTCGATGTGGCACGGAAACACCATCCGCTACATCCTCGACACCGGGCAAGCATCGTCGACCCGGATGGGTGACCTCCGCAACGTCGAGACGCATGCCACGCTCTACTACCCGTCGGCCTTCCACGGGCTGGCCGCGGTGCTCTGCCAACTGACCGGCGCGGCTCCCACCACCAGCTACACGCTGTACGCGGTGGCCGGGTCGCTGCTCTTTCCCCTGAGTGCGGCGGCGCTTACCTGGCAGCTGCTGCGCGGTCGCACCAGCCGCACCTTCCAGGCCGGTTCCGCAGCCACCGCCGCCGCACTCTCGGCGTCGTTCACGGCACTGCCCTATGTGGAGTTCTACGTCGCGGCCGTCCCGAACCTGGTGTCCTTCGCCCTCGTGGGCCCCGCCGTGATCGCCATCACGAGCGTGGTCGCCGACCGTAGCCGCATACCGGTGGCCGTCCTGGCATTCGTGGGGATCGCCTCGGTACACACCTCGGGCGCCATTGTGGCGGTCGTCTTCGTGGGCGCCTGGTGGCTCCTCGCACCGCTATCCCGGTACCGGGGCAAGGAACAAAAAGCAAAGCCCCGCTGGGGAAATGGCTTTGTACCGTTGGCCATCGCCGGCGTCGCCTCACTGGTGCTGCTCTACCCGCAACTGCGCACCCTGCTGCAATTGTCCGAGATCATCGCCGGACACCAGTTCGCCACACCGTGGGGCAAAAGGCGCGCGCTACTGGACGCCCTCACACAGCACACCCGCCACCTGGCCGACTACCCCGTGCAGTCCGCGCTGCTCTGGCTTGCCCTGCTCGGCACGGTGGTGCTGATCGTGAAGCGGGTGTACTGGCCGATCGCCGTCTGGCTGCTACTGATCGTTGCGATTGTCCACTCCTCCAGACCCTTTGGCGGTTTCATCGGCCATGCGGTGGCCCTGTTCTCCGATGCCTTTTACAGCGACCCGCGCCGGTTGTCGGCCATCGTGTGCCTGCTACTGGCCCCGGCCGCCGGGATCGGCCTGTTCACGCTGGCCTACACCGTGCTGACGAGGGTGCGGGGGGAGCGCACGCGGAAGTGGGCGCTGGTCGTCACGGCGCTCGTGCTGGCCGGAACCTGCAGCTTCGCCGCACGGCATTACTTCCTGCCGCACAAGTACCTCGTCGGCGCCAAATACGACCAGGTGATGGTGGGCCCCACAAAGCTCGACGCCTTCGCCTACCTGGCGACCCTGCCCGGCGCCGAGAACACCACCATCGGCGACGGAAACGTGGACGGTTCGGGCTGGATGTACGCGGTGGCGGGGCTGCACCCGCTCTGGACGCACTACGACTTCCCGCAGCAGCAGGGCCCGGGTTATCACCGGTACATCTTCTGGGCCTACGCCGACGATGCCGATACCGACCGGCGTGTGACCGAAGCTGTGCACGCGCTGAACATTCGCTATGTCATGACCAGTACTCCCGTGGTCCAGGGATTCAAGGTTCCCGACGGACTAAGGTCGTTGGACAGATCCCGATCATGGAGAAAGCTGTACGACAGCGGCGCCGCTCAGATCTACGAATGGGCAGGCGACCAAAAATCACAGGCGGAAGGTGACAGATGA